A single window of Mycolicibacterium aurum DNA harbors:
- the ripC gene encoding peptidoglycan hydrolase RipC has translation MRLDRAHRTTRRTRQPLIILMAGLAVLGAMLTGQAYADPAQDALAKLNDLSRQAEQTTEAMHSAQLDLDNKLAIQTAAETKHTSDVAAMESAKAQLSAFQGNVDKLAAAQYMGGRTSGFDAILTASSPQGLIDQLSVQRVMASEMQAQMASFREAGARAQAAEQASAASAVEAKTAAEQAAAVRAELQSKQSQLQVQIAIVKAQYEALTPVQREALAAAPPPPPAAAPLAPPPGQDPAILAAPPAPLLPEAPPAPGLPGLPGAIPPGDIAPPGSPASTTVIQAALSRIGSPYSWGGSGPSAFDCSGLVMWSFQQAGISLPHSSQALAQGGQPVSTDQMQPGDLVTYYSDASHVGIYIGDGMMVHASTYGTPVRVAPVNNAPIHNVRRY, from the coding sequence TTGAGGCTCGACCGCGCGCACAGGACCACACGCCGTACTCGGCAACCCCTGATCATTTTGATGGCCGGTCTGGCTGTCCTCGGCGCGATGCTGACCGGACAGGCGTACGCGGACCCGGCCCAGGATGCGCTGGCGAAGTTGAACGACCTGTCTCGACAGGCCGAGCAGACCACTGAGGCCATGCACTCGGCGCAGCTGGACCTGGACAACAAGCTGGCGATTCAGACGGCCGCCGAGACCAAGCACACCAGCGATGTGGCCGCCATGGAGTCGGCGAAGGCCCAGCTTTCCGCGTTCCAGGGCAACGTCGACAAACTGGCCGCAGCGCAGTACATGGGTGGCCGCACGTCCGGCTTCGACGCGATCCTGACCGCTTCCTCGCCGCAGGGACTGATCGACCAGCTATCGGTGCAGCGGGTGATGGCCAGCGAGATGCAGGCGCAGATGGCGAGTTTCCGCGAGGCCGGTGCGCGGGCACAGGCCGCCGAACAGGCGTCGGCTGCGTCCGCTGTGGAAGCCAAGACCGCCGCTGAACAGGCCGCCGCGGTGCGTGCCGAACTGCAGTCGAAGCAGAGTCAGCTGCAGGTGCAGATCGCGATCGTCAAGGCTCAGTACGAAGCGCTGACCCCGGTTCAGCGGGAGGCGCTCGCCGCCGCACCGCCACCGCCGCCCGCGGCCGCACCCCTTGCGCCGCCTCCAGGCCAGGACCCGGCCATCCTCGCTGCGCCGCCGGCGCCGCTCCTTCCGGAGGCGCCGCCTGCACCCGGCCTGCCCGGGCTGCCCGGTGCGATCCCCCCGGGCGACATCGCCCCGCCTGGTTCTCCTGCGTCCACCACGGTCATCCAGGCTGCGCTGAGCCGGATCGGCTCGCCCTACTCGTGGGGCGGGTCGGGTCCCAGCGCCTTCGACTGCTCCGGCCTGGTGATGTGGTCGTTCCAGCAGGCCGGTATCTCGCTTCCGCACTCCAGCCAGGCGCTGGCGCAGGGGGGACAGCCGGTGTCGACGGACCAGATGCAACCCGGTGATCTGGTGACCTACTACTCCGACGCCTCCCACGTCGGCATCTACATCGGCGACGGAATGATGGTGCACGCCTCCACCTACGGCACGCCGGTGCGCGTCGCCCCGGTGAACAATGCGCCGATCCACAACGTCCGTCGTTACTGA
- the trpD gene encoding anthranilate phosphoribosyltransferase — MTNPAPTPASPPHDSGNSPTWAMILGRLTVGQSLLPGQTAWAMDQIMTGTATPAQIAAFGVSMKMKRPTSAEVTELSDIMLKHARRVPTDVIGTATVDIVGTGGDGANTVNLSTMAAIVVAAAGVPVVKHGNRAASSLSGGADTLEALGVRIDLGPEQVARCVAEVGIGFAFAPQFHPSYRHAGVVRREIGVPTVFNLLGPLTNPATPRAGLIGCAWGDLAEVMAGVFATRGSSVLVVHGDDGLDELTTTTTSTIWRVQAGTVERLTFDPAAFGFPRADIAELVGGDAESNAASARAVLGGATGPVRDAVVLNAAGALVSHAGLSSDAQWVPAWESGLARAKEAIDSGAAEKLLARWAGFTQDL; from the coding sequence GTGACTAACCCTGCGCCCACGCCCGCTTCGCCTCCGCACGACTCCGGGAACAGCCCCACCTGGGCGATGATTCTGGGCCGTCTGACCGTCGGGCAGAGTCTTCTGCCAGGTCAGACGGCATGGGCGATGGATCAGATCATGACGGGCACCGCCACCCCGGCGCAGATCGCGGCGTTCGGCGTGTCGATGAAGATGAAGCGGCCGACATCGGCTGAAGTCACCGAACTCTCCGACATCATGCTCAAGCACGCGCGCCGGGTGCCCACGGACGTCATCGGCACCGCCACCGTGGACATCGTCGGCACCGGCGGAGACGGCGCCAACACGGTGAACCTCTCCACGATGGCCGCGATCGTGGTGGCCGCTGCCGGCGTGCCCGTGGTCAAGCACGGCAACCGTGCGGCGTCCTCGCTGTCGGGCGGCGCCGACACCCTGGAAGCGCTGGGCGTGCGGATCGATCTGGGCCCCGAACAGGTGGCTCGCTGTGTGGCCGAGGTCGGTATCGGCTTCGCCTTCGCCCCGCAGTTTCATCCCTCGTACCGGCACGCGGGGGTGGTGCGGCGCGAGATCGGGGTGCCGACGGTGTTCAACCTGCTCGGCCCGTTGACCAATCCGGCCACGCCGCGGGCCGGACTGATCGGGTGCGCGTGGGGCGATCTCGCCGAGGTGATGGCCGGCGTGTTCGCCACGCGGGGCTCCAGCGTTCTGGTGGTCCACGGTGACGACGGGCTCGACGAGCTGACGACCACGACCACGAGCACGATCTGGCGGGTGCAGGCGGGCACCGTGGAGCGGCTGACCTTCGATCCCGCGGCGTTCGGGTTCCCGAGGGCCGACATCGCGGAGTTGGTCGGGGGCGACGCCGAGTCGAACGCGGCGTCGGCCAGGGCGGTGCTGGGCGGGGCCACGGGTCCGGTCCGGGATGCGGTGGTGCTCAACGCCGCCGGTGCGCTGGTGTCGCATGCAGGGCTATCCAGCGACGCCCAGTGGGTCCCGGCCTGGGAGTCCGGGCTCGCGCGGGCGAAGGAGGCGATCGACTCCGGGGCGGCCGAAAAGCTCCTCGCGCGTTGGGCGGGGTTCACCCAGGATCTCTGA
- the qcrB gene encoding cytochrome bc1 complex cytochrome b subunit: MSPRLDAGQIAAKQGEAIDSRYHPSAAVRRQLNKVFPTHWSFLLGEIAMYSFLVLLLTGVWLTLFFDPSMAHVTYDGVYQPLRGVQMSRAYETTLDISFEIRGGLFVRQVHHWAALLFAASIMVHLARIFFTGAFRRPREANWVIGSLLLILAMFEGFFGYSLPDDLLSGTGIRAALSGITMGIPVVGTWMHWALFGGDFPGDILIPRLYALHILLIPGIILALIGVHLALVWFQKHTQFPGPGRTETNVVGVRVMPVFAVKSGAFFAVTVGILGLMGGLLQINPVWVLGPYKPSQVSAGSQPDFYMMWTDGLIRLWPAWEFYPFGHTIPQGVWVALGMGLVFTLLMAYPFIEKKLSGDDAHHNLLQRPRDAPTRTAVGAAAISFYILLTFACMNDIIALKFHISLNATTWIGRIGMVVLPAIVYFVAYRWAVSLQRSDRAVLEHGIETGIIKRLPHGAYVELHQPLGPVDEHGHAIPLEYQGAALPKRMNKLGSSGSPGTGSFLRGDPLSEHEAITAAAHAAEHRALTALREHQERTSASNGSNGSNGSNGSSNGHH; encoded by the coding sequence ATGAGCCCACGTCTAGACGCAGGCCAGATCGCAGCCAAACAGGGTGAAGCGATCGACTCGCGATACCACCCCTCCGCGGCGGTCCGCCGACAGCTGAACAAGGTCTTCCCGACGCACTGGTCGTTCCTGCTGGGCGAGATCGCGATGTACAGCTTCCTCGTCCTGCTGCTCACCGGTGTCTGGCTGACCCTGTTCTTCGATCCGTCGATGGCGCACGTCACCTACGACGGTGTGTATCAGCCGCTGCGTGGTGTGCAGATGTCGCGGGCGTACGAGACCACGCTCGACATCAGCTTCGAGATCCGCGGCGGGCTGTTCGTCCGGCAGGTCCACCACTGGGCGGCTCTGCTGTTCGCGGCGTCGATCATGGTCCACCTGGCTCGCATCTTCTTCACGGGCGCCTTCCGGCGACCGCGTGAGGCCAACTGGGTGATCGGCTCGCTGCTGCTGATCCTGGCGATGTTCGAGGGCTTCTTCGGTTACTCGCTGCCCGACGATCTGCTGTCCGGCACCGGTATCCGCGCCGCACTCTCCGGAATCACGATGGGCATCCCGGTGGTCGGAACGTGGATGCACTGGGCGCTGTTCGGCGGGGACTTCCCCGGCGACATCCTGATCCCGCGGCTGTACGCGCTGCACATCCTGCTGATTCCGGGAATCATCTTGGCGCTCATCGGCGTTCACCTCGCGCTGGTGTGGTTCCAGAAGCACACGCAGTTCCCCGGCCCCGGCCGCACCGAGACGAATGTCGTCGGCGTGCGCGTCATGCCGGTGTTCGCGGTGAAGTCCGGCGCGTTCTTCGCGGTGACGGTCGGCATCCTGGGCCTCATGGGCGGTCTGCTGCAGATCAACCCGGTCTGGGTCCTCGGGCCGTACAAGCCGTCCCAGGTGTCAGCCGGTAGCCAGCCCGACTTCTACATGATGTGGACCGACGGTCTGATCCGGTTGTGGCCGGCGTGGGAGTTCTATCCGTTCGGGCACACCATCCCGCAGGGCGTGTGGGTTGCCCTCGGCATGGGCCTGGTGTTCACGTTGCTGATGGCGTACCCGTTCATCGAGAAGAAGCTCTCCGGCGACGATGCGCACCACAACCTGCTGCAGCGTCCCCGTGACGCTCCGACACGTACCGCGGTGGGTGCGGCGGCGATCTCGTTCTACATCCTGCTGACGTTCGCGTGCATGAACGACATCATCGCGCTGAAGTTCCACATCTCGCTGAACGCGACGACGTGGATCGGCCGGATCGGCATGGTCGTGCTGCCCGCCATCGTCTACTTCGTCGCCTACCGGTGGGCGGTCAGCCTGCAGCGCAGCGACCGCGCGGTGCTGGAGCACGGCATCGAGACGGGCATCATCAAGCGTCTCCCCCACGGGGCGTACGTCGAGCTGCACCAGCCGCTCGGCCCCGTCGACGAGCACGGTCACGCGATTCCGCTGGAGTACCAGGGCGCGGCGCTACCCAAGCGGATGAACAAGCTGGGGTCCAGCGGCTCTCCGGGCACCGGCAGCTTCCTGCGGGGCGATCCGTTGTCCGAGCACGAGGCCATCACCGCGGCCGCACACGCGGCGGAGCACCGCGCGTTGACGGCTCTGCGTGAGCACCAGGAGCGCACCAGCGCCTCCAACGGTTCGAACGGCTCCAATGGTTCGAACGGCTCATCCAACGGGCATCACTGA
- the qcrA gene encoding cytochrome bc1 complex Rieske iron-sulfur subunit, producing the protein MSDRPDDVKGTDTPGQTGVPGQPTDAELMKMSQEELLELGGKLDGVEIVYKEPRWPVPGTKAEKRAERSVAYWFLLAGFSGLALLLIFLFWPWEYKPFGSDGEFLYSLTTPLYGLTFGLSVLAIGVGAVLFQKKFIPEEISIQERHDGKSPELHRRTVAANLGDALEGSTLKRRKMIGLSLGIGFGAFGVGTLVAFIGGLIKNPWKPVVPTAEGMKAVLWTSGWTPRFEGETIFLARATGRAGESPFVKMRPEDLDAGGMETVYPWRESDGDGTTVESEHHLTEISMGVRNPVMLIRIKPIDMNRVVKRRGQESFNFGELFAYTKVCSHLGCPSSLYEQQTYRILCPCHQSQFDALHFAKPIFGPAARALAQLPITIDQDGYLVANGDFIEPVGPAFWERKS; encoded by the coding sequence ATGAGCGACAGGCCTGATGACGTGAAGGGAACCGACACACCGGGACAGACCGGGGTGCCGGGACAGCCCACCGACGCCGAGCTGATGAAGATGTCGCAGGAGGAACTTCTCGAACTCGGCGGCAAGCTCGACGGCGTCGAGATCGTCTACAAGGAGCCGCGCTGGCCGGTTCCCGGGACGAAGGCCGAGAAGCGTGCCGAACGCTCGGTCGCGTACTGGTTTCTGCTGGCCGGCTTTTCGGGTCTCGCGCTCCTGCTGATCTTCTTGTTCTGGCCCTGGGAGTACAAGCCGTTCGGCTCGGACGGCGAGTTCCTGTACTCGCTGACGACTCCCCTCTACGGTCTGACGTTCGGGTTGTCCGTCCTGGCGATCGGCGTCGGCGCGGTGCTGTTCCAGAAGAAGTTCATCCCCGAAGAGATCTCGATCCAGGAACGCCACGACGGCAAGTCCCCCGAGCTGCACCGCAGGACCGTCGCCGCCAATCTCGGCGACGCGCTCGAGGGCTCGACCCTCAAGCGGCGCAAGATGATCGGCCTCTCGCTGGGCATCGGCTTCGGCGCGTTCGGCGTCGGCACGCTGGTCGCCTTCATCGGCGGGCTCATCAAGAACCCGTGGAAGCCGGTCGTTCCCACCGCCGAGGGCATGAAGGCGGTGCTGTGGACCTCCGGATGGACGCCACGTTTCGAGGGCGAGACCATCTTCCTGGCCCGCGCCACCGGCAGGGCCGGCGAGTCACCATTCGTCAAGATGCGTCCCGAGGACCTCGACGCCGGCGGCATGGAGACCGTGTATCCGTGGCGCGAATCCGACGGTGACGGCACCACGGTCGAGTCCGAGCACCATCTGACCGAGATCTCGATGGGTGTCCGTAACCCGGTCATGCTCATCCGCATCAAGCCGATCGACATGAACCGTGTGGTCAAGCGCCGCGGCCAGGAGAGCTTCAACTTCGGCGAGCTGTTCGCCTACACCAAGGTCTGCTCGCACCTGGGCTGCCCGTCCTCGCTGTACGAGCAGCAGACCTATCGCATTCTGTGCCCGTGCCACCAGTCGCAGTTCGACGCGTTGCACTTCGCCAAACCGATCTTCGGCCCGGCCGCCCGCGCTCTCGCGCAGCTGCCGATCACGATTGATCAGGACGGCTACCTCGTCGCCAACGGCGACTTCATCGAACCCGTCGGACCGGCATTCTGGGAGCGGAAGTCATGA
- the qcrC gene encoding cytochrome bc1 complex diheme cytochrome c subunit: MTRKAPGAGKPATVRRRRLRRRLSAALLLLTGLVVAGGLAATLTPSPQVAVADESASAMLRTGQQLYDTSCVSCHGVNLQGVADRGPSLIGVGEAAVYFQVSTGRMPAMRGEAQAQRKEPAFDESQIDALGAYVQANGGGPVVPRDDNGAIAEQSLIGNDVARGGDLFRLNCASCHNFTGKGGALSSGKYAPDLGEANPAQIYTAMSTGPQNMPKFSDRQLSPEEKRDIVAYVRESAETPTPGGLGLGGFGPTSEGMVAWIVGMVAIIAAALWIGARA; encoded by the coding sequence ATGACGAGGAAGGCGCCCGGAGCCGGTAAGCCGGCGACAGTTCGCCGGCGTCGGCTGCGTCGACGCCTGTCGGCTGCACTGCTGCTGCTGACCGGTTTGGTCGTCGCCGGTGGTCTGGCGGCCACACTGACGCCGTCACCGCAGGTCGCCGTCGCCGATGAATCGGCGTCGGCCATGCTGCGCACCGGTCAGCAGCTCTACGACACGTCCTGCGTGTCCTGCCACGGCGTGAACCTTCAGGGCGTCGCCGACCGTGGCCCGAGCCTCATCGGCGTCGGCGAAGCGGCGGTGTACTTCCAGGTGTCCACCGGCCGCATGCCCGCCATGCGCGGCGAGGCCCAGGCACAGCGCAAGGAACCCGCGTTCGACGAGTCGCAGATCGACGCACTGGGCGCCTACGTCCAGGCCAACGGTGGCGGTCCCGTCGTTCCGCGCGACGACAACGGAGCGATCGCCGAGCAGTCCCTGATCGGCAACGACGTCGCCCGCGGCGGCGACCTGTTCCGCCTCAACTGCGCGTCCTGCCACAACTTCACCGGCAAGGGCGGTGCACTGTCCTCAGGTAAGTACGCCCCCGACCTGGGCGAGGCCAACCCGGCACAGATCTACACCGCGATGTCGACCGGTCCGCAGAACATGCCGAAGTTCTCCGACCGCCAGCTGTCGCCGGAAGAGAAGCGCGACATCGTCGCCTACGTGCGCGAGTCGGCGGAGACCCCCACTCCCGGCGGTCTCGGACTGGGCGGCTTCGGTCCGACCTCCGAGGGCATGGTGGCGTGGATCGTCGGAATGGTGGCGATCATCGCCGCCGCACTCTGGATCGGAGCACGGGCATGA
- a CDS encoding peptidase: protein MRRSTTSVVTEAPVASEASDATARSRAADRRRLGAVLGAELICAIFVLGGPLAAPSGPAIAAPVTVTQPEAPARTVALADGRTAQMVDLSAGAGSALLDRVAAELPGAVDAVTDFWGPRWRPDISIVAAGSPEQFATLAGGGPDVAATTTAERIMFSPRAGEMNDADLRTVLRHELFHYAARADTAADAPVWLTEGVADFVGRPADGTVPPSPTSLPTDAELATPGPDRSAAYDRAWEFASHIAGTYGADSLRALYLAACGHGHTDVATAIRTVLGTEPAEVLAGYR from the coding sequence ATGCGCCGATCCACAACGTCCGTCGTTACTGAGGCGCCCGTCGCCAGCGAGGCGTCCGACGCCACCGCGCGCTCACGCGCCGCCGATCGGCGCCGCCTCGGCGCCGTTCTGGGCGCCGAACTGATCTGCGCCATCTTTGTGCTGGGCGGGCCGCTGGCGGCCCCGTCCGGTCCCGCGATCGCCGCGCCGGTGACCGTGACCCAACCCGAGGCGCCTGCGCGAACCGTGGCCCTTGCCGACGGTCGGACGGCGCAGATGGTCGATCTGAGCGCGGGCGCCGGCAGCGCGCTGCTCGACCGCGTCGCCGCCGAACTGCCCGGCGCCGTTGACGCGGTGACCGACTTCTGGGGACCCCGATGGCGACCCGACATCTCGATCGTCGCCGCCGGCTCGCCGGAGCAGTTCGCGACGCTGGCCGGTGGGGGACCCGACGTCGCGGCGACGACCACCGCCGAGCGCATCATGTTCTCCCCGCGTGCGGGCGAGATGAATGACGCCGATCTGCGAACAGTGTTGCGCCATGAGCTGTTTCACTACGCAGCCAGGGCGGATACCGCCGCCGATGCGCCGGTGTGGCTCACCGAGGGGGTCGCCGACTTCGTCGGCAGGCCGGCCGACGGAACCGTTCCCCCGTCGCCGACGTCGCTGCCGACCGACGCCGAGCTGGCCACCCCGGGCCCCGATCGCTCCGCCGCCTACGACCGGGCTTGGGAGTTCGCCTCCCACATCGCAGGCACCTACGGTGCCGATTCGTTGCGCGCGCTGTACCTCGCCGCGTGCGGGCATGGCCACACCGATGTCGCCACCGCGATCCGCACCGTGCTGGGCACCGAGCCGGCCGAGGTCCTGGCCGGGTACCGGTGA
- a CDS encoding glycosyltransferase family 4 protein produces the protein MKRVLLVTNDFPPRRGGIQSYLEALVGQLVPVDDYAFTVYAPTWKGAEDYDNVAAAGGYDVVRHPGTLMVPEPTVALRMRRLIGERDIDTVWFGAAAPLALLAPLARTAGAQRVIASTHGHEVGWSMLPLARTALRRIGNDTDVVTYISAYTRRRFASAFGPGAALEHVPPGVDTDRFVPDEVARAELRARYRLGSRPVVVCVSRLVPRKGQDMLIRALPAIRQRVPGAALVIVGGGPYLTSLRRLAHEFGVAEHVVFTEGVPGDELPAHHAMADVFAMPCRTRGSGLDVEGLGIVYLEASSTGVPVVAGRSGGAPETVVDGETGLVVDGSDVAAIATSVGELLADPSRAAAMGAAGRRWVVDNWRWSLQAERLRRLL, from the coding sequence GTGAAGCGGGTTCTGCTCGTCACCAACGACTTTCCACCGCGACGCGGTGGCATCCAGTCCTATCTGGAGGCGCTCGTCGGTCAGCTGGTCCCCGTCGACGACTACGCGTTCACCGTGTACGCACCCACGTGGAAGGGCGCCGAGGACTACGACAACGTGGCGGCCGCCGGCGGATACGACGTGGTCCGGCACCCGGGGACCCTCATGGTTCCCGAGCCGACGGTGGCGTTGCGGATGCGACGGCTGATCGGGGAGCGGGACATCGACACCGTGTGGTTCGGCGCCGCCGCCCCGCTGGCGTTGCTGGCGCCCCTGGCGCGTACCGCGGGCGCCCAGCGCGTGATCGCCAGCACGCACGGCCATGAGGTGGGCTGGTCGATGCTGCCGCTGGCACGTACCGCCCTGCGCCGCATCGGCAATGACACCGACGTCGTCACCTACATCAGCGCCTACACCCGCCGCCGGTTCGCGTCGGCATTCGGCCCCGGCGCGGCGCTGGAGCACGTGCCCCCGGGCGTGGACACCGACCGTTTCGTGCCCGACGAGGTCGCCCGCGCGGAGCTGCGTGCCCGCTACCGGCTGGGGAGTCGGCCGGTCGTGGTGTGTGTGTCGCGCCTGGTACCGCGCAAGGGGCAGGACATGCTGATCCGGGCGCTGCCCGCGATCCGGCAACGGGTGCCGGGTGCCGCGCTGGTCATCGTCGGCGGGGGACCGTACCTGACGTCGCTGCGCCGTCTTGCACACGAGTTCGGGGTCGCCGAGCACGTGGTGTTCACCGAGGGCGTCCCCGGTGACGAGTTACCCGCCCACCACGCGATGGCCGACGTGTTCGCGATGCCATGTCGCACCCGAGGGTCCGGGCTCGACGTCGAGGGGTTGGGCATCGTCTATCTGGAAGCGTCCTCGACCGGCGTGCCCGTCGTGGCGGGCCGGTCCGGAGGAGCGCCGGAGACCGTCGTCGACGGTGAGACCGGGCTGGTTGTCGACGGGTCCGACGTCGCCGCGATCGCCACCTCCGTGGGCGAACTGTTGGCCGACCCGTCGCGCGCGGCGGCGATGGGCGCGGCGGGACGGCGCTGGGTCGTGGACAACTGGCGCTGGAGCCTGCAGGCCGAGCGCCTGCGCCGGCTGTTGTAG
- the ctaE gene encoding aa3-type cytochrome oxidase subunit III: MTSAVGTSGTAITSRVHSLNRPNMVSVGTIVWLSSELMFFAGLFAMYFTARAQAQGDWPPEPTELNLALAVPVTLVLIASSFTCQMGVFAAERGDVFGLRRWYAITLAMGTFFVLGQAYEYYHLVHTGTTIPGSAYGTVFYLATGFHGLHVIGGLIAFILLLIRTRMSKFTPAQATAAIVVSYYWHFVDIVWIALFAVIYFVR; the protein is encoded by the coding sequence GTGACGAGCGCTGTAGGGACCTCGGGAACCGCCATCACGTCGCGTGTACATTCGCTGAACCGACCGAACATGGTCAGTGTCGGCACCATCGTCTGGCTTTCCAGTGAATTGATGTTCTTTGCTGGACTGTTTGCGATGTATTTCACCGCGCGCGCGCAAGCCCAGGGCGATTGGCCACCCGAACCGACCGAGTTGAACCTGGCACTGGCCGTACCGGTGACGCTGGTGCTGATCGCATCGTCGTTCACGTGCCAGATGGGGGTGTTCGCGGCCGAGCGCGGCGACGTCTTCGGGCTGCGCCGCTGGTACGCCATCACCCTCGCCATGGGAACGTTCTTCGTCCTCGGCCAGGCCTACGAGTACTACCACCTGGTGCACACCGGCACCACGATTCCCGGCAGCGCCTACGGCACCGTCTTCTACCTGGCCACCGGGTTCCACGGACTGCACGTCATCGGCGGGCTGATCGCCTTCATTCTGCTGTTGATCCGCACCCGGATGAGTAAGTTCACACCAGCTCAGGCCACCGCAGCCATCGTCGTGTCGTACTACTGGCACTTCGTCGACATCGTGTGGATCGCCCTGTTCGCCGTCATCTATTTCGTGCGATGA
- a CDS encoding AMP-dependent synthetase/ligase — protein MTAREFSVPAPFTVDEHDNVVAAVYSHERDDPDHVIMQRLIDGSWVDVTSRQVAEQIRSAAKGLIAEGVQPGDRVALLSATRYEWPILDFAILSVGAVTVPIYETSAAEQVQFVLNDSGAVVAIAETDAHAGHIEALRDTLPQLRKVYRIDGSGTPALDELAAAGRDVEAAAVDARVAGIKSSDAATLIYTSGTTGRPKGCQLTHSNLLYEIRGAKSCFPDHLAKGEKLLVFLPLAHVLARALTISAFTNGVTLGFTSDIKNLVPMLAVFRPTLVVSVPRVFEKVYNTAELNAESGGKGKIFAAAAETAIEWSKAQDTGGPGLLLTLKHALFDRLVYGKLRAALGGRCRAAISGGAPLGARLGHFYRGVGLSIYEGYGLTETSAAITVNRVGDLRVGSVGKLLPGNSMRLGDDGELLVKGGVVFNGYWGNQSETDAVFSGEWFHTGDLGAIDSDGFLTIIGRKKEIIVTAGGKNVAPALLEDRLRAHPLISQAMAVGDQQPFIASLITIDPEAFPGWKERHGKDAGASVADLIDDPDLQAEVELAVKEANQAVSKAEQIRKFRILPVDFTEATGELTPTLKVKRKVVAEKFAADIDALYSKTAN, from the coding sequence ATGACTGCGCGTGAATTCAGCGTTCCGGCACCGTTCACCGTCGACGAGCACGACAACGTCGTCGCCGCCGTCTACTCCCACGAGCGTGACGATCCCGATCACGTGATCATGCAGCGGCTCATCGACGGCAGCTGGGTGGACGTCACCAGCCGACAGGTCGCCGAGCAGATCCGTTCGGCGGCAAAGGGTTTGATCGCCGAAGGGGTGCAGCCCGGCGATCGCGTGGCGCTGCTGTCGGCGACGCGCTACGAATGGCCGATCCTGGACTTCGCGATCCTGTCGGTAGGCGCGGTGACGGTTCCCATCTACGAGACCAGCGCGGCCGAGCAGGTGCAGTTCGTGCTGAACGACTCCGGCGCGGTGGTGGCGATCGCCGAGACCGACGCGCACGCCGGACACATCGAGGCGCTCCGGGACACACTTCCCCAGCTGCGCAAGGTGTACCGCATCGACGGCTCCGGCACCCCCGCCCTCGACGAGCTGGCCGCCGCCGGCCGCGACGTCGAGGCCGCCGCGGTGGACGCCCGGGTGGCCGGCATCAAGTCCTCCGATGCTGCGACGTTGATCTATACCTCGGGTACCACCGGGCGGCCGAAGGGGTGCCAGCTGACGCACTCCAACCTGCTCTACGAGATCCGCGGCGCCAAGTCGTGCTTCCCCGACCATCTGGCCAAGGGCGAGAAGCTGCTGGTGTTCCTGCCGCTGGCGCACGTGCTGGCCCGCGCACTGACCATCAGCGCGTTCACCAACGGGGTGACGCTGGGCTTCACCAGCGACATCAAGAACCTGGTGCCCATGCTGGCGGTGTTCCGGCCGACCCTGGTGGTGTCGGTCCCCCGGGTGTTCGAGAAGGTCTACAACACCGCCGAGCTGAACGCCGAGAGCGGCGGCAAGGGCAAGATCTTCGCCGCCGCCGCGGAAACCGCGATCGAATGGAGCAAGGCCCAGGACACCGGCGGACCCGGATTACTGCTCACGCTCAAGCACGCCCTGTTCGACCGGCTCGTCTACGGCAAGCTTCGCGCGGCGCTCGGCGGTCGATGCCGCGCCGCCATCTCCGGCGGCGCGCCACTGGGCGCGCGGCTGGGCCACTTCTACCGCGGTGTCGGGCTGTCGATCTACGAGGGTTACGGCCTCACCGAGACCAGCGCGGCCATCACCGTGAACCGGGTGGGCGACCTTCGCGTCGGCTCGGTCGGCAAACTGCTGCCCGGCAACAGCATGCGGCTCGGTGACGACGGCGAGCTGCTGGTCAAGGGCGGCGTGGTGTTCAACGGCTACTGGGGCAACCAGTCCGAGACCGACGCGGTGTTCAGCGGCGAGTGGTTCCACACCGGCGATCTGGGTGCCATCGACAGCGACGGATTCCTGACGATCATCGGCCGCAAGAAGGAGATCATCGTGACCGCGGGCGGCAAGAACGTCGCCCCCGCGCTGCTCGAGGACCGTCTGCGGGCTCATCCGTTGATCAGCCAGGCGATGGCGGTGGGTGATCAGCAACCCTTCATCGCGTCGCTGATCACCATCGACCCCGAGGCGTTCCCCGGCTGGAAGGAACGTCACGGCAAGGATGCGGGCGCGTCGGTCGCGGACCTGATCGATGACCCCGACCTGCAGGCCGAGGTGGAACTGGCGGTCAAAGAGGCCAACCAGGCGGTGTCGAAGGCCGAGCAGATTCGTAAGTTCCGGATTCTTCCGGTCGATTTCACCGAGGCCACCGGTGAACTGACCCCGACGCTGAAGGTCAAGCGCAAGGTCGTCGCGGAGAAGTTCGCCGCGGACATCGACGCGCTGTACAGCAAGACGGCGAACTAG